aaccaaacacagaatttcacaaaaagaacatcatagctatggtcaagcatggtggaggaggtgtgacggtgtggggatgttttgacgcttcagggcctgggcaactttgaataattgagggaaacatgaattctgctctctaccagaaaatcctaaaggagaatgtccggtcttcagtctgtaagttgaaactcaactgcaattggattatgcagcaagacaatgatccaaaacataggagtaagtcctagccCTAGAAGTAAGCGAAAGACTGATCTACacttatcagaagcgtttggttgttATTATTGCTGATAAAagctggcacaaccagattttaagtttaaggggcaattagtttttcacatgggtgagaggtgttggataacttatttttgcttcaataaattcaattgtgtgtttactcaggttgcctttgttttatgttgtatttcgttcgcacatctaaaactatttagtataacacacaaaaacagaagaaatcagatttCTTTCTTCAAAAGGCAAATACACAGCACTGTCTATAACCATAAAGAAAGCTTCCAATAATATACAGTGGATGTTAAAGCATTAACTAAAGCTAACTCCTATCTCCAGataaatatgaaacatttaCTTCAGTTACATGAAGAAATAGTTCAACATGCATTTCAAGGACAATTTCAATGTATTTATATTCtaccatataaatatataacaacATTGATGTCTTTAATGCAAGTACTAAGCAATGACGtatacaatacacacagacagtgagATATTTTACTCTTTCCCTAACTGTCACCTTCCACTCATCCACAGCTGCTGATATGCGCTGTTccgtgtgtgtgatagtgtctCGGCCAGACTGTACTCTCTGAGCCAGAGCCGCATTCTCCTTCTGTAGCTTCCTCAGCTCTCTGCGCACATACTCCTCCTGCCCCCGGTGATAGGGAATCAACACACTGCACACATCCTGCTCAGGAACGCCACTGGGTCGCCTgcgaaacaaacaaaagcatgaaaAGTCAGTTACAATGGCCGCGTGTGCATGTTTTGGACATCATTTGACTATAATTTGCTATACTACAttgacagagagtgagagagcaatATCCAACACTTAATTATAATTAACCAGGACTGTTCaaatatagataaatagatagatagtatTTCTGGGCAGACATTTTTGTGATTAAGACTCTTTTGGAAGGCTGCCAACAATGGAAATAGAAATCACATTGttgcaaaggaaaacaaaaacaaaataaaaactgtatttaagtggtagtgtcatggcccCGACCCATGTATATGGCAAATCTACCATGCAGGCCCTGGGGTGTCTTTAGCCTGCTCTTCTAGTCTGTCCAACTCCTCCAGTTTCACCTGTAGGTCCCCTTCCTCTATCACTTTGTTTATGTCCTCCTGCATACACACAAAAGCTCCGGGTTACTTACACATGTAGGACCCGTGATCCTAAAACCACTGCAAAAAATAGTCCTGATCATTCCAAAAATCAGAATACAGTACCAATGACACTAGATTTAACTTTTAGTAAAGGCTTATAGGAAGCTAGGAACGGTTGTGCAAATATATAAAGCAACATATAACATTCAATAGCATCTTAATAGGCAGATACGGCTGCATGTTACCTGGATAGCTTTCTGCAGATCGCTTATGAACTGCTTGTGGATGACCTCTGCCATCTGCGGATTCTGCTTACACAGCGGATGGAACGAGTGGGCAAACCTGTTGAAACTGAACCGATGCACATGCAGAGATCTGTGTGTTAATATCAGTTTTTAATGTCACCTTTTTTAGTTTAAAGTCTGTAAGACTAATATGTTAAACAGGCATTGATCTTAGCTGGGTTTTTCTGGTTGGTGGGCAACCATCCATATGTACACCAACGAAACATCATCTGAAATATCAACCCCCCTCCACACCCACCCCAACCCCGTGATGTCCATCGACAGTGATGGATGGGGTAGAAATGGGCTGACACACTGCACATAACAGAGGGGCTACAGACTAGTGATGAGAATTTCGGGTCTTTTCAATGAGTCAGTCGATTTGGTTCGGCTCACAAAGAAGAGACGATTCTTTCGGCTCCTGAACTTTTTTGCCAAACTATCACTGAATAGGTTTCACCAAATCATGAAACTCTTTGTTTAATTAACAAatctttatttttgcatttgtattttaataGAATCTGTACATTAACACAGCATTCTCTACACTTGACTCCATACACAGCTTTTTTTATTACGCAATATATTAATGTAGCTTGTTATAAACAACCAATCAGAAGTGCATCAGTGTTGTAACAAGTTTGTATAGAGATAGTTAAGGGAATAGTCCCCTATCATTACATGAACGTTCTCGGAACCATTATTTAAAGGGTAACAGTGCGTAAGGGAATCATTACAGCTTACCGTAAAGTTCCTGAGAGGTTCAGAGTAATGAGAACATTAGTGGAACGTTCTTCGAACCATTATGTACAACAAAACGCAAACTTGATGTTTACAtagagaaattattattataataatttttttgaagACCAAACAGGAACTAAAATTAGCTCTGTTCTCAGAACGTTTCAGGAACCAAACATAGTTGGCTGGGAAAACAAATCTCACCATTCACACTACGAATAACTCAGATATCGaaaataatatgttttattcttgaagtgtttttatttagatcaaaattaaaatgaaaaagtaaaaaaaaagaaagataaagaaaaaagaaaacgaaaagaaagaaaaaaaaaactcacgtTTATGCGAGTTGGCTCTCGCTGTTCACCTAAAAGAGCCGACTCAAA
The window above is part of the Ictalurus punctatus breed USDA103 chromosome 8, Coco_2.0, whole genome shotgun sequence genome. Proteins encoded here:
- the si:dkey-6i22.5 gene encoding polyamine-modulated factor 1; the encoded protein is MVYSWRVDENVNIGRGKMEDVANCRSNENSSRDSGQTSENISSVVSVQTGVAENVPVKCEPRRSRLKVFNKVMEKSLQRLIADASFNRFAHSFHPLCKQNPQMAEVIHKQFISDLQKAIQEDINKVIEEGDLQVKLEELDRLEEQAKDTPGPAWRPSGVPEQDVCSVLIPYHRGQEEYVRRELRKLQKENAALAQRVQSGRDTITHTEQRISAAVDEWKASVADLESFVSSLCPSENFESL